A region from the Desulfoglaeba alkanexedens ALDC genome encodes:
- a CDS encoding GumC family protein — protein sequence MESFESQEPRDRRDPPVPAPVSESSRLPSTELREPVPEFEESVDLRDYIEVILRRKWLVATFLMVVFVTTLIVSLTMTPIFKGEARLEVSPQEANVTKFEDLVANQLQTREFMQTQVSLLQSQSLAQRVIDRLQLQNHPAFNPEITSDEDGVLTTWKKTVRGWLSFGEDEPPDETLKRLKTEKAVLGRFSESLSVQPERDTTIINIAFSSEDPQVARDAANTLVQEFVSWQMDKKLNAATSAKEQLEKQLEVARIQLEKAEEELNAFAKKAGIVSLDTRLNLVYRQLEEVNSALAGAESERVARESLYRQAMTAGPDSLPAVIDNEVIQELRTQYIDYLGQYEELKTVYKDEYPKVKIIVARMTDIQQKIEGEQQRIVDSLKNAYLAALKQEEALRSAAEEKKAEAMALNEKATQYNILAREVETNKQIFQSLLERTKEIDANVGSEISNIQVVDYAVLPLEPYKPNVQLNLLLALVLGVMGGVGLAFLLEYLDNTVKRIDEISDRFKIPVLGVIPEAEARETPQLDFLVREQPRSSFSESIRTTKVSIQLSSGCERPLKSLVITSTNVGEGKTTLATNLAIAFASEEKVLILDADLRRPRLHKVFSRNGKDKGLSQFLTGMCDVKQIIQKTDIPNLFFIPSGPISPNPAELLASSRMRKLLESLNTYFDRIIIDAPPFAGFADVLVLGNHADGVILLSTLGVTHREALRIFRKSLLNVKGNLLGTIVNKMDVSHHHGYYYKYYKYYHYGYRYGDEHRALPKSE from the coding sequence ATGGAATCGTTCGAATCTCAGGAGCCCAGAGACCGCCGGGACCCCCCGGTCCCGGCCCCGGTGAGCGAATCCAGCCGGCTGCCGTCCACCGAGCTTCGAGAACCGGTCCCGGAGTTCGAAGAATCCGTGGATTTGCGGGACTACATCGAGGTGATCCTCAGGCGGAAATGGCTAGTGGCCACCTTCCTGATGGTCGTCTTCGTGACGACGCTAATCGTGAGCCTGACCATGACGCCGATTTTCAAGGGCGAGGCGCGCCTGGAGGTGAGCCCGCAGGAGGCGAATGTGACGAAGTTCGAAGACCTCGTCGCCAACCAGCTCCAGACCCGGGAATTCATGCAGACCCAGGTCTCGCTGCTGCAGAGCCAGTCTCTGGCGCAGCGGGTGATCGACCGACTGCAGCTCCAAAACCATCCGGCCTTCAATCCGGAAATCACCTCCGATGAAGACGGCGTGCTGACCACTTGGAAGAAGACAGTCCGGGGATGGCTCTCCTTCGGGGAAGACGAGCCCCCGGATGAGACGCTGAAACGGCTGAAGACGGAGAAGGCCGTGCTGGGGCGTTTCAGCGAAAGCCTTTCCGTTCAGCCCGAACGGGACACCACGATCATCAACATCGCCTTCTCCAGTGAAGACCCGCAAGTGGCCCGGGACGCCGCCAACACGTTGGTGCAGGAGTTCGTGAGCTGGCAGATGGACAAGAAGCTGAACGCCGCGACCTCAGCCAAGGAGCAACTGGAAAAACAGCTGGAAGTGGCGCGCATTCAGCTGGAAAAGGCGGAAGAAGAACTGAACGCCTTCGCCAAGAAGGCGGGCATCGTGTCCCTGGACACCCGGCTCAACCTGGTCTACCGGCAGCTGGAAGAAGTGAACTCGGCGCTCGCGGGCGCGGAATCGGAACGGGTCGCCCGCGAATCCCTCTACCGCCAGGCCATGACGGCCGGACCGGATTCGCTCCCGGCGGTCATCGATAACGAGGTGATCCAGGAGCTCCGCACACAGTACATCGACTACCTGGGCCAGTACGAAGAACTGAAAACCGTCTACAAGGACGAATACCCGAAGGTCAAGATCATTGTGGCCAGGATGACCGACATTCAGCAGAAGATCGAGGGGGAACAGCAGCGGATCGTTGACTCGCTTAAAAACGCTTACCTGGCGGCCCTCAAGCAGGAAGAAGCCCTGCGGTCGGCGGCCGAAGAGAAAAAGGCCGAGGCCATGGCGCTCAACGAGAAGGCCACCCAGTACAACATCCTGGCCCGCGAAGTGGAAACCAACAAGCAGATTTTTCAAAGCCTCCTGGAGCGCACCAAGGAAATCGACGCCAACGTGGGCTCTGAAATCAGCAACATCCAGGTGGTCGACTACGCCGTGCTGCCCCTGGAACCCTACAAGCCCAACGTGCAGCTGAACCTGCTCCTCGCGTTGGTCCTCGGAGTCATGGGCGGCGTCGGCCTGGCTTTCCTGCTGGAGTACCTGGATAACACCGTGAAGCGCATCGACGAGATTTCCGATCGCTTCAAGATTCCGGTCCTGGGCGTCATTCCCGAAGCGGAGGCACGGGAAACGCCTCAGCTGGATTTCCTGGTTCGCGAACAGCCCCGTTCCAGCTTCTCGGAATCCATCCGAACCACCAAGGTGTCCATCCAGCTTTCCAGCGGCTGCGAACGGCCCCTCAAGTCCTTGGTGATCACCAGCACCAACGTGGGAGAAGGCAAGACCACCTTGGCCACCAACCTGGCTATCGCCTTCGCCTCGGAAGAAAAGGTGCTCATCCTGGACGCCGACCTCCGCCGCCCCCGCCTCCACAAGGTCTTCAGCCGAAACGGCAAGGACAAGGGGCTCAGCCAGTTCCTCACCGGCATGTGCGACGTGAAGCAGATCATCCAGAAGACCGACATCCCCAATCTGTTTTTCATCCCTTCGGGACCCATCTCGCCCAACCCCGCGGAACTGCTGGCCTCCAGCCGCATGCGCAAGCTCTTGGAAAGCCTGAACACCTACTTCGACCGCATCATCATCGACGCGCCGCCCTTCGCCGGGTTCGCCGACGTGCTGGTGCTCGGAAACCACGCCGACGGCGTCATCCTCCTGAGCACCCTCGGCGTCACCCATCGCGAGGCGCTCAGGATCTTCCGAAAGAGCCTGCTGAACGTGAAAGGCAACCTGCTGGGGACCATTGTGAACAAGATGGACGTGAGTCACCACCACGGATATTATTACAAATATTACAAATACTATCATTATGGGTACCGATACGGCGATGAACACCGGGCTTTGCCGAAAAGTGAATAA
- a CDS encoding endonuclease domain-containing protein has protein sequence MSKNITPTAKTLRKRLTDAERLLWTHLRAKQLEGLKFRRQAPIGKYIADFVCHEKRIVIEVDGGQHSLNKDRDRERDNWFKEQGYKVLRFWNNEVLTNIVGVLEVIRENCLCHPPLNPLPSREGKVVCDPPIKGGERNL, from the coding sequence TTGAGCAAAAACATAACTCCGACGGCCAAAACCCTTAGAAAGAGATTGACAGACGCAGAACGTCTTTTATGGACACATTTAAGAGCAAAACAGCTTGAAGGGCTCAAATTTAGAAGACAAGCGCCAATTGGTAAATATATTGCGGATTTTGTTTGTCACGAGAAACGCATAGTCATAGAGGTTGATGGCGGACAGCATTCGCTAAACAAAGACAGAGACAGGGAAAGAGACAACTGGTTTAAGGAGCAGGGGTATAAGGTTTTAAGGTTCTGGAACAATGAAGTTCTAACAAATATCGTAGGGGTATTGGAAGTAATAAGGGAGAACTGTTTATGTCACCCTCCCCTTAATCCCCTCCCATCAAGGGAGGGGAAAGTGGTTTGTGACCCTCCCATCAAGGGAGGGGAAAGGAATTTGTGA
- a CDS encoding tetratricopeptide repeat protein, whose protein sequence is MKPPLRKRIAWSVLLAGLGVVLGGYGLLRYQVGTRNIDFALNHASARLFPQTWLWEGHRYFYDRLDPEGAADAYRQAVARHNVYIEAWFSLAKAEIALGHREAASKMLQVLSSSLAEVSTWKWQECLVAFDLKEDQTLESAFNFILERMPRKVRDACFLARQYWGSWAAVAHHVRPANEPVLLQELIAGRELDAARELWDRMDRSGRPPERALTFRLCHALLHNQQIPDAKAVWNRETGIRRPRVHNGSFEEEPLNLAFGWRLAKHPDVAVERTPTESFDGRFSIHVRFLGTANVHFHHVTQILPVDPGAAYRLRFARKSRGLTTDQGVSVEVFGYACKGLYRSSDPVLGTQPWTVESLEFQVPEGCEAVAVRLRRRESLKFDSKILGDYWLDSVSLEPT, encoded by the coding sequence ATGAAGCCACCATTGAGGAAGCGGATCGCGTGGAGTGTGCTTTTGGCCGGCCTTGGCGTGGTGCTGGGCGGGTACGGGCTGTTGCGCTACCAGGTCGGTACGAGAAACATTGACTTCGCTCTGAACCACGCGTCTGCGCGCCTTTTCCCTCAGACGTGGCTGTGGGAAGGTCACCGGTACTTCTACGACCGGCTGGACCCGGAAGGGGCGGCCGATGCCTACAGGCAGGCCGTCGCCCGCCACAACGTGTATATTGAGGCCTGGTTTTCGCTGGCCAAGGCCGAAATCGCCCTGGGACACCGGGAGGCCGCCTCGAAGATGCTCCAGGTTCTGTCAAGTTCGCTTGCCGAGGTGAGCACCTGGAAGTGGCAGGAATGTTTGGTGGCCTTTGATCTGAAGGAAGATCAAACCTTGGAGTCCGCCTTCAACTTCATCCTTGAGCGCATGCCGCGGAAGGTCCGCGATGCCTGTTTTTTGGCTCGCCAGTACTGGGGGAGCTGGGCCGCCGTGGCCCATCATGTGCGGCCTGCCAACGAACCGGTCCTGTTGCAGGAACTGATCGCCGGCAGAGAACTGGACGCGGCCCGTGAGTTGTGGGATCGCATGGATCGGAGCGGGCGGCCTCCGGAAAGGGCGCTCACGTTCCGCCTCTGCCACGCGCTGCTCCACAACCAGCAGATTCCGGACGCCAAAGCCGTTTGGAACCGGGAGACCGGAATTCGCCGTCCCCGGGTGCACAACGGGAGCTTCGAAGAAGAACCGTTGAACCTTGCCTTCGGCTGGAGGCTCGCGAAGCACCCCGACGTGGCGGTCGAACGCACCCCGACGGAATCCTTCGACGGTCGTTTCAGCATCCATGTGCGTTTTCTCGGAACAGCGAACGTCCACTTCCACCACGTGACCCAGATCCTCCCGGTCGATCCCGGCGCCGCCTACCGCTTGCGGTTTGCCCGCAAGTCCCGGGGCCTCACAACCGACCAGGGCGTGAGTGTGGAAGTCTTCGGTTACGCCTGCAAGGGACTGTACCGGTCGAGCGATCCCGTTCTGGGCACACAGCCGTGGACCGTGGAAAGCCTCGAATTCCAGGTGCCGGAAGGGTGCGAGGCGGTGGCCGTGCGGCTTCGCCGGAGAGAAAGCCTTAAATTCGACAGCAAGATCCTGGGAGACTACTGGCTCGACAGCGTGAGCCTCGAACCGACATGA
- a CDS encoding DnaJ domain-containing protein: protein MTPHATQNELPSLDDLLKAIAEHEGVDELVIHVAADRRLLDQLEAAYALMGRRRMDAGIHLASLCRRHGVPPSYFEERVRVLVHVLNLAPQPDDLYGILGLKSDASQEEVKRAFRRLSRQWHPDVNPGRPEAAESFMKIHQAYQVLGDPDLRRHYDRQSRVPVPKDPGRGGSAEAPNRRSRRWSRHFGYPVAALVALLLAVTLMGDFQGFLTRRYYAGKSTSRKPATEPAAAPAAAPTAAPPGVAEQAAPAPRKGNPPPAVTPSPQGLSVLLHPLETASEDLGRDLNVRVPADTRPAEADTRPAEKPSPEEGSKPARIANASFNEPAGRTPALGGPPAPPNAAPPPEPNREPETAPGSAPAGPPHSRLKEPEKPERPRRVVEAPRRVVEAPKREVESPAPEPPSRSGGTVSAEAEPAASPKAAAGRSDAAPPPLISVETTEAHISSFLDRYCRTFSRMDLEGFLNLFTPDARENGKLIGSLRSQYERNFARTEQLAYRIRLERWSYSRDTIRVTGRFDLVALFHDHSGVHSDGRVILSLVPHREGFRVASLEYTFLHSEKIKRE from the coding sequence ATGACACCTCATGCAACGCAAAACGAACTGCCCTCGCTGGACGACCTCCTGAAGGCGATCGCCGAGCACGAAGGCGTCGATGAGCTGGTGATACACGTGGCGGCCGACCGGCGCCTGCTGGACCAGCTGGAGGCGGCTTACGCCCTCATGGGCCGGCGACGGATGGACGCCGGCATTCACCTGGCTTCCCTGTGCCGGCGGCATGGGGTGCCCCCGTCCTATTTCGAAGAGCGGGTGAGGGTCCTGGTCCACGTCCTCAACCTGGCCCCGCAACCCGATGACCTCTACGGGATCCTGGGGCTGAAATCGGATGCGTCCCAGGAGGAGGTCAAACGGGCGTTCCGCAGGCTGAGCCGGCAGTGGCACCCGGACGTCAATCCGGGCCGGCCGGAAGCCGCCGAATCCTTTATGAAGATCCATCAGGCCTATCAGGTCTTGGGCGACCCCGACCTGCGGCGGCACTATGACCGGCAAAGTCGAGTCCCGGTGCCGAAGGACCCCGGCCGGGGCGGATCCGCGGAAGCCCCGAACCGCCGTTCCAGGCGCTGGTCCCGGCACTTCGGCTACCCGGTGGCGGCGCTCGTGGCCCTGCTTCTCGCGGTGACCCTCATGGGCGACTTTCAAGGGTTCCTGACCCGGCGCTACTATGCCGGAAAGAGCACCTCCCGAAAGCCCGCAACCGAACCCGCGGCGGCTCCAGCAGCGGCTCCCACGGCGGCTCCCCCGGGAGTCGCCGAACAGGCCGCGCCCGCACCCCGGAAGGGGAATCCCCCGCCGGCCGTAACGCCTTCCCCGCAGGGGCTCTCCGTGCTCCTCCATCCCCTGGAGACTGCGAGCGAAGACCTGGGGCGGGACCTCAACGTACGGGTTCCCGCCGATACCCGGCCGGCCGAGGCTGACACTCGGCCCGCCGAAAAGCCCTCGCCCGAAGAAGGCTCTAAGCCCGCCCGCATCGCCAACGCTTCGTTCAACGAACCGGCGGGGCGGACGCCGGCGCTTGGCGGGCCCCCGGCACCGCCGAATGCGGCTCCGCCGCCTGAACCGAATCGGGAGCCGGAAACGGCGCCTGGATCCGCCCCGGCGGGACCACCTCACAGCCGACTGAAGGAGCCGGAAAAGCCGGAGCGGCCGAGGCGTGTAGTCGAAGCGCCGAGGCGTGTAGTCGAAGCGCCGAAGCGTGAAGTCGAAAGTCCGGCCCCCGAGCCCCCATCCAGAAGCGGCGGAACGGTTTCCGCGGAAGCCGAACCTGCCGCCTCACCGAAGGCCGCCGCCGGCCGTTCCGATGCCGCGCCGCCGCCCCTTATTTCCGTGGAAACGACGGAAGCGCACATCTCTTCGTTTCTGGACCGCTACTGCCGTACGTTTTCCCGCATGGATCTGGAAGGCTTCCTGAATCTCTTCACACCGGACGCCCGCGAAAACGGCAAGCTCATTGGAAGCCTCCGTTCCCAGTACGAAAGGAACTTCGCTCGCACCGAACAGCTTGCCTACCGCATCCGGCTGGAGCGCTGGAGCTATTCCAGGGACACGATTCGTGTCACCGGCCGCTTCGACCTCGTGGCCCTGTTTCATGACCACTCCGGGGTCCATTCCGACGGCCGGGTGATCCTTTCCCTGGTACCCCACCGAGAAGGTTTCCGCGTGGCGTCCCTGGAGTACACCTTTCTCCACAGCGAAAAGATCAAGCGGGAGTGA